TCGATGTGGGCCCCGAGGACCAACCCGGTCAACCAGGCCTTCGCGATGGAGGGCCTGCGGGCCGTCGCGGACGGGCTGCGCCGGATCGTCCGGGAGCCGGACGACATCGGCGGACGGGACGCCACGCTGTACGGCTGCTACCTGTCCGGGGTGGCCTTCGCCTCCGCCGGCTCGGGGCTGCACCACAAGATCTGTCATGTGCTGGGCGGGGCGTACGACCTGCCGCACGCCCAGACCCACGCCACCGTGCTGCCCTACGTGCTGCAGCTCAACGCGCCGGGCGCGCCGGACGCGGCCGACCGGATCGCCTCCGCTCTGGGCAGCACCACGCCGGTGAGCGGTCTGAACGCGCTGCGTAAGGCGCTCGACGCCCCGCGCGCTCTGGCCGACCACGGAATGCGCCGCGAGGACATCCCCGAGGCGGCGGGCCTGATCCTGCCGTACGTGCCGCAGGACAACCCCGTCCCGGTCGGCACCGGGGAACTGACCGACCTGCTCACCCGCGCCTGGGCCGGGGAGCCACCACGAGACAGCGAGGCGGTCCGAGATGCCTGAGACGCCCGGGACGGAGACGACGGCCTTCACCACCACGCCCGACAACCCGCATCTGGCGCGCCCACCACTGCTGTACGGCGCGCCCCTCGACCGGGCCGGGCTGGTGGTCTACGCGGTGCACGGGCGCGGGCAGGGCCCGGGGTTCATGGTGGAGCAGGCCGAGCGGGTCAACCTCCCCGGCGTGGCCTGGGTCGTCCCCGGTGCCGACAGCGACACCTGGTACCCGCGGGGCTTCCTGGCACCGCTGGAGGAGAACCAGCCGCATCTGGACCATGCCCTCGACAC
This genomic stretch from Streptomyces deccanensis harbors:
- a CDS encoding maleylacetate reductase, coding for MSLTFENITLGQRVLFGYGRAARNLAAEADRLGARRVMVIAAPAEAAIADRVTADLPVVLRHADVRPHVPVEQAEAARAAARECDADLVVCVGGGSTTGLAKAVALTTRLPIVAVPTTYAGSEATNVWGLTEAARKTTGVDDAVLPVAVVYDSELTLSLPVGLSVASGLNAIAHCVDSMWAPRTNPVNQAFAMEGLRAVADGLRRIVREPDDIGGRDATLYGCYLSGVAFASAGSGLHHKICHVLGGAYDLPHAQTHATVLPYVLQLNAPGAPDAADRIASALGSTTPVSGLNALRKALDAPRALADHGMRREDIPEAAGLILPYVPQDNPVPVGTGELTDLLTRAWAGEPPRDSEAVRDA